One Apteryx mantelli isolate bAptMan1 chromosome 22, bAptMan1.hap1, whole genome shotgun sequence genomic region harbors:
- the P2RX1 gene encoding P2X purinoceptor 1 isoform X1, with protein sequence MGQKCMEKVSSFLFEYDTPRMVLVRNKKVGLTFRLIQLVVLAYIIGWVFLYEKGYQSQDSIVSSVSVKLKGLTLTNESRLGPHIWDVVDYVFPPQGDSSFVVMTNFIITPGQKQGTCPELPDAGLCEQDSDCSRGKYSRQGQGLMTGKCVHFNSSVKTCEIFGWCPVEVDYHVPDPALLLEAEKFTLFIKNSITFPRFKVSRRNLVESVTKQYLKKCTYHKVTDALCPVFDLGYIVKESGQNFTLLAVKGGVVGITIDWNCDLDWPVRHCKPVYQFHGLYNDDSNVSPGFNFRYAKYYKENGTDKRTLYKVFGIRFDILVNGKAGKFDIIPTMTTIGSGIGIFGVASVLCDLLLLHFLQGRDYYKQKKFKYAEQEPSKSQKKEKKLDNPQ encoded by the exons ATGGGGCAGAAGTGCATGGAGAAAGTGTCCTCCTTCCTCTTCGAGTACGACACCCCCCGCATGGTGCTGGTGAGGAACAAGAAGGTGGGGCTGACCTTCCGGCTCATCCAGCTCGTCGTCCTGGCGTACATCATCGG GTGGGTGTTCCTCTACGAGAAGGGCTACCAGTCGCAGGACAGCATCGTCAGCTCGGTGTCGGTGAAGCTCAAGGGGCTGACGCTGACCAACGAGAGCCGCCTGGGCCCCCACATCTGGGACGTGGTCGACTACGTCTTCCCGCCGCAG GGCGACAGCTCTTTTGTGGTGATGACCAACTTCATTATCACCCCCGGACAGAAGCAAGGAACGTGCCCTGAG CTGCCGGACGCCGGGCTCTGCGAGCAGGACAGCGACTGCAGCCGGGGGAAGTACAGCCGCCAGGGACAAG GCCTCATGACTGGCAAGTGTGTGCATTTCAACAGCTCCGTGAAGACCTGCGAGATCTTTGGCTGGTGCCCTGTTGAAGTAGACTATCACGTTCCTGA CCCTGCCTTGCTGTTGGAAGCAGAAAAGTTCACCTTGTTCATCAAGAACAGCATCACCTTCCCCAGGTTCAAGGTGTCCAG GCGCAACTTGGTTGAGAGCGTCACCAAGCAGTACCTGAAGAAATGCACGTACCACAAAGTCACAGACGCCTTATGCCCCGTGTTTGACCTGGGGTACATAGTGAAGGAATCGGGGCAAAATTTTACCCTCCTGGCTGTTAAG GGCGGCGTCGTGGGCATCACCATAGACTGGAACTGCGACCTCGACTGGCCCGTCCGGCACTGCAAACCCGTCTACCAGTTCCACGGCCTCTACAACGACGACAGCAACGTTTCGCCGGGCTTCAACTTCAG ATACGCCAAGTACTACAAAGAGAACGGGACGGACAAGAGGACACTGTACAAGGTGTTCGGGATCCGGTTCGACATCCTGGTGAACGGCAAG gcagGAAAATTTGACATTATCCCGACCATGACCACAATCGGCTCCGGAATTGGTATTTTTGGAGTG GCCTCTGTCCTCTgcgacctgctgctgctgcatttcctCCAGGGACGGGACTATTACAAGCAGAAGAAATTCAAATACGCGGAGCAGGAGCCT TCGAAGtcacaaaagaaggaaaagaagctggACAACCCGCAGTGA
- the P2RX1 gene encoding P2X purinoceptor 1 isoform X2 encodes MEKVSSFLFEYDTPRMVLVRNKKVGLTFRLIQLVVLAYIIGWVFLYEKGYQSQDSIVSSVSVKLKGLTLTNESRLGPHIWDVVDYVFPPQGDSSFVVMTNFIITPGQKQGTCPELPDAGLCEQDSDCSRGKYSRQGQGLMTGKCVHFNSSVKTCEIFGWCPVEVDYHVPDPALLLEAEKFTLFIKNSITFPRFKVSRRNLVESVTKQYLKKCTYHKVTDALCPVFDLGYIVKESGQNFTLLAVKGGVVGITIDWNCDLDWPVRHCKPVYQFHGLYNDDSNVSPGFNFRYAKYYKENGTDKRTLYKVFGIRFDILVNGKGRDYYKQKKFKYAEQEPSKSQKKEKKLDNPQ; translated from the exons ATGGAGAAAGTGTCCTCCTTCCTCTTCGAGTACGACACCCCCCGCATGGTGCTGGTGAGGAACAAGAAGGTGGGGCTGACCTTCCGGCTCATCCAGCTCGTCGTCCTGGCGTACATCATCGG GTGGGTGTTCCTCTACGAGAAGGGCTACCAGTCGCAGGACAGCATCGTCAGCTCGGTGTCGGTGAAGCTCAAGGGGCTGACGCTGACCAACGAGAGCCGCCTGGGCCCCCACATCTGGGACGTGGTCGACTACGTCTTCCCGCCGCAG GGCGACAGCTCTTTTGTGGTGATGACCAACTTCATTATCACCCCCGGACAGAAGCAAGGAACGTGCCCTGAG CTGCCGGACGCCGGGCTCTGCGAGCAGGACAGCGACTGCAGCCGGGGGAAGTACAGCCGCCAGGGACAAG GCCTCATGACTGGCAAGTGTGTGCATTTCAACAGCTCCGTGAAGACCTGCGAGATCTTTGGCTGGTGCCCTGTTGAAGTAGACTATCACGTTCCTGA CCCTGCCTTGCTGTTGGAAGCAGAAAAGTTCACCTTGTTCATCAAGAACAGCATCACCTTCCCCAGGTTCAAGGTGTCCAG GCGCAACTTGGTTGAGAGCGTCACCAAGCAGTACCTGAAGAAATGCACGTACCACAAAGTCACAGACGCCTTATGCCCCGTGTTTGACCTGGGGTACATAGTGAAGGAATCGGGGCAAAATTTTACCCTCCTGGCTGTTAAG GGCGGCGTCGTGGGCATCACCATAGACTGGAACTGCGACCTCGACTGGCCCGTCCGGCACTGCAAACCCGTCTACCAGTTCCACGGCCTCTACAACGACGACAGCAACGTTTCGCCGGGCTTCAACTTCAG ATACGCCAAGTACTACAAAGAGAACGGGACGGACAAGAGGACACTGTACAAGGTGTTCGGGATCCGGTTCGACATCCTGGTGAACGGCAAG GGACGGGACTATTACAAGCAGAAGAAATTCAAATACGCGGAGCAGGAGCCT TCGAAGtcacaaaagaaggaaaagaagctggACAACCCGCAGTGA